In Vigna unguiculata cultivar IT97K-499-35 chromosome 3, ASM411807v1, whole genome shotgun sequence, a single genomic region encodes these proteins:
- the LOC114179847 gene encoding uncharacterized protein LOC114179847: MSGPFSRTKCMVLKPEKMSLFQLCLVLFGRDLQRVEFIVEPRLYPKWRLFSSLLVQKLLHSMANILKCSGDIIEYLLNPHASSHNNVLMLIFNCIRGKEVVNKESKNYVSIIGHLDKRVGLLDKSVKIEDPDRYNAVLSVMASKVSYENKAFVHDIVVDHWKMELVECCDYWNDCQEKATTQCFVMLDKSEEQHKYTVAFRGTELFDADAWSTDVDISWFEIPGVGRIHSGFVKALGLPLDFNKEELIWPKEIETDEKRPRAYYSIRDLLKKHLSGNDKAKFSLTGHSLGGALAILFPAMLMLHDETFLLERLQGVYTFGQPRVGNKTFASYMDKNLKHYSIKYSRFVYCNDIVPRLPFDDGILKFEHFGSCLYYDSSYNGKKVEEEPNKNYFSWKAMIPMKVNALWELIRSFTIVYKYGDEYEEGWLLRFVRVLGLVLPAGIPAHGTQDYVNITRLGIPLHLD, encoded by the exons ATGAGTGGTCCTTTTTCCCGCACCAAATGTATGGTCTTGAAACCAGAAAAGATGAGTTTGTTTCAACTCTGTCTGGTCTTGTTTGGGAGAGATTTGCAACGCGTTGAGTTCATTGTAGAGCCAAGGTTGTACCCAAAGTGGCGTTTATTTTCATCGCTCTTAGTACAAAAGCTTCTGCACTCCATGGCTAATATCTTAAAATGTAGTGGAGATATCATTGAGTATCTTCTCAACCCTCACGCTTCTTCCCACAACAATGTCCTCATGCTCATATTCAACTGTATCCGAG GTAAGGAGGTAGTGAATAAAGAGTCTAAAAATTATGTATCAATAATTGGTCATTTGGACAAGCGAGTAGGGTTGTTAGACAAAAGCGTCAAAATTGAAGACCCCGACAGGTACAACGCTGTTTTGTCTGTGATGGCTTCTAAAGTATCGTACGAGAATAAAGCTTTCGTTCATGATATTGTGGTAGATCACTGGAAG ATGGAGCTGGTTGAATGTTGTGACTACTGGAATG ATTGTCAAGAAAAAGCTACAACTCAGTGTTTTGTGATGTTAGACAAGAGTGAAGAGCAGCATAAGTACACGGTGGCTTTCAGAGGAACCGAACTCTTTGATGCTGATGCATGGTCCACTGATGTGGACATCTCATGGTTTGAGATTCCTGGCGTAGGAAGAATCCACTCTGGTTTCGTGAAAGCCTTGGGGTTACCATTGGACTTCAACAAAGAAGAGTTGATATGGCCTAAGGAAATCGAAACCGACGAGAAGCGTCCACGTGCATATTACTCGATCAGGGATTTACTGAAGAAGCATTTGAGTGGAAATGACAAAGCGAAGTTTAGTTTGACGGGTCATAGTCTTGGTGGAGCTCTTGCAATTCTGTTTCCGGCAATGCTGATGCTGCATGACGAAACATTTCTGCTGGAAAGACTCCAAGGGGTGTACACGTTTGGACAACCTAGAGTTGGAAATAAAACATTTGCAAGTTACATGGATAAAAACTTGAAACATTATAGCATCAAGTATTCCAGGTTTGTTTACTGCAACGACATTGTTCCTAGGTTGCCCTTCGATGATGGCATCTTGAAATTCGAGCACTTTGGATCATGTCTATATTATGACAGCAGCTATAACGGCAAG AAAGTGGAAGAGGAGCCGAACAAAAATTACTTCTCGTGGAAAGCTATGATACCGATGAAGGTTAATGCTTTGTGGGAACTTATAAGGAGCTTCACTATTGTGTATAAATATGGAGATGAATACGAAGAAGGATGGCTTTTAAGATTTGTTAGGGTTTTGGGCTTAGTTCTTCCCGCAGGTATACCAGCCCATGGTACTCAGGATTACGTTAATATTACCCGCCTGGGAATTCCCTTACATTTGGATTGA